Part of the Candidatus Hydrogenedentota bacterium genome is shown below.
TTTCGTCGAAAAGGGTCAGCTGCACCATGTTGTCCTGTGCTTCAAGCATATGATCCAGTCGAAAATCACGCCGTTTAAGCATGGCTTCTTTTAGGGGAGACCATTCGGCGAAGAGGATTGGATTCCCGTCGTTTTGTTTCATGGTAAGGGCGTCACCGCATAAGATGTTGTGGCGCAGTATATGGCGCACGGCTTCGCGTGTATCGTCGTTCGCCTCGTCTTTTGAGTGGGCCGTATATTCGCTGTCGAAAAGGTGGAAGAGCCGTTTGCGGCATTCTTCAGTATTGTCGGGCAGCAATTCGACGCCGTAAATGGAGGTAACAGCGATGACGGCGTAGCGTTCGTAATCGGCGGGGTGGCTGCCGTAGCGTGATTTGACGACGGCGAGTTTGCGCCGCAGAATTTCGGCGAGAAAATTTCCGGTACCGCAGGCAGGCTCAAGAAAGCGGCTGTCGATGCGTTCCGTTTCTTGTTTGACCAAGTCGAGCATGGCGTTGACTTCTCGGTCTGATGTAAAGACTTCGCCGTGATCAGCAACACGCTTTTTTGACTTGGTTTGCTTCTTCATTTGGTGTGCCCCCCGTAAACTGGTCCATGTATAATGAGAGTTTCGCATCTGCCCTTCGGGCAAGGAGACTTGATTATGTCGAAAAGGAAACGTCACAATCCGGAACAGATCGTTCGCAAACTTCAG
Proteins encoded:
- a CDS encoding SAM-dependent DNA methyltransferase, with the translated sequence MKKQTKSKKRVADHGEVFTSDREVNAMLDLVKQETERIDSRFLEPACGTGNFLAEILRRKLAVVKSRYGSHPADYERYAVIAVTSIYGVELLPDNTEECRKRLFHLFDSEYTAHSKDEANDDTREAVRHILRHNILCGDALTMKQNDGNPILFAEWSPLKEAMLKRRDFRLDHMLEAQDNMVQLTLFDESSAYECNERGELVLKPVKEFPPIHYRRVQEHD